One stretch of Brevibacillus laterosporus DNA includes these proteins:
- a CDS encoding efflux RND transporter permease subunit, with the protein MNISEVSVKRPVLIIMLTIAVMIFGMVSLPRLAIDLYPDLNFPVAVVVTSVDGAAPSEVEKLVTKPIESAVGTVSNLKEVSSISIQGASQVILNFNWGTDLDQATLELRDKVDRVRQQLPSSAKSPQILRIDPNSMPIMTFALTGEDDVNQLKKIAEDTIQNRLERIDGVAGVNLVGGQDRVVDVVLDPAKISSYGLTIDQIQQAIASNNLSGSGGAVREGDGKFNIRVQGEYDSVAKIGLTPIRIGTGSLRLQDIATLNDTTAKISQFSYVNGKPSLGITITKASGGNTIQVADAVTQEMKEIEKTLPSNLKVTTTLDSSTFIKDSIYTTAEHALLGGLFGIIILFFFLGSFQSMIVAIIVLPISIISTFLLMYATGQTINLISLSGLTLGLGSLVDFAVVMLENIFRQREKGKGMVEAALDGSKEVGTAVMASALAQICVFLPIALVDGIAAEIFRPLALTVVYSHIAALVFSIILVPMLSSRILKKVPEHNKRDGYRGMNPVIWFNIGFHKVENGYKKLLDISLRHRKTVTIVTVAMLVGSVALTPLVGAEFMPGMDQGQVTIDIKMPNGTVLEETQKVALQVEKIAVKVPELDILSTSIGSGGSAAVATSTSNKATVDLKLVEVSERKRSTEEIMADLRTQVASIAGAEIKVKEQSAGMSTGSPLQITLRGDDIEVLKDVSGIIKQEVISVPGTSNVITTLDDTQQEFEVKIDAEKASMYGLSSGQILTAVNTAFNGQTVTRYRTGDDEINVQLKWPEQYQEDTNYLNNLRMTAPGGAQVALSSVAVINKVEAPLSINRSNQTREVKITGELAGRDLNSVTTEVKTKLNNLSLPDGYKIDYGGESKDMMESFSSLGLAVILSVVLLYMVMAAQFESLFTPFIIMFSIPPTFAGVMLGLLVTNTPISVSVFIGYILLIGLVVNNAIVLIDYANQLRDKGMSVKDAILEAGPVRLRPILMTTLTTILAIGPLAFATGSGSESQAPMAITVIFGLSFATLITLVLVPVVYTWFDDWSSKRKQKKEQKRQKKQQATIQIMES; encoded by the coding sequence GTGAATATATCTGAAGTGTCGGTAAAACGACCTGTTCTAATTATCATGTTGACCATTGCAGTCATGATCTTTGGGATGGTATCTCTGCCAAGATTGGCGATTGATTTATACCCAGATTTAAATTTTCCCGTCGCAGTTGTCGTAACGTCCGTGGACGGCGCGGCGCCAAGCGAAGTGGAGAAGCTGGTAACCAAACCGATAGAAAGTGCGGTAGGGACTGTTTCAAATTTAAAAGAAGTATCATCTATTTCAATCCAAGGAGCATCGCAGGTTATTCTCAATTTTAATTGGGGCACCGATCTGGATCAAGCTACATTGGAATTACGTGATAAAGTGGATCGGGTGCGCCAACAGTTGCCATCCTCTGCCAAATCGCCGCAAATTCTGCGTATTGATCCAAACAGTATGCCGATCATGACGTTTGCCTTGACAGGTGAAGATGATGTAAACCAATTGAAGAAGATAGCAGAAGACACCATTCAAAACCGCTTGGAAAGAATTGATGGTGTGGCTGGGGTAAATTTGGTCGGCGGTCAGGATCGCGTGGTAGATGTGGTGTTAGATCCGGCAAAAATCTCGTCCTACGGATTAACCATTGATCAAATTCAACAGGCGATTGCTAGCAACAACTTGTCTGGCTCAGGTGGTGCAGTACGCGAAGGAGACGGGAAATTTAATATTCGTGTCCAAGGTGAATACGATAGCGTTGCTAAGATTGGATTGACCCCGATTCGCATAGGTACGGGTTCACTTCGCTTACAAGATATTGCTACCTTAAATGATACAACCGCAAAAATAAGTCAGTTTAGCTACGTCAATGGAAAGCCTAGTCTAGGTATAACCATTACAAAAGCATCTGGCGGAAATACGATTCAAGTAGCGGATGCCGTTACACAAGAAATGAAAGAGATTGAGAAAACATTACCTTCCAATCTGAAAGTAACAACCACGTTGGACTCGTCCACGTTCATTAAAGATTCAATCTATACCACAGCGGAACATGCGCTGTTAGGTGGTTTGTTTGGGATTATCATTCTGTTCTTTTTCTTAGGTAGCTTCCAATCGATGATCGTTGCGATTATCGTGCTACCCATCTCAATCATATCGACATTCTTGTTGATGTATGCGACAGGTCAGACGATTAACTTGATTTCCTTATCGGGTTTGACGCTCGGTCTAGGGTCGCTCGTTGACTTTGCGGTCGTAATGCTAGAGAACATTTTCCGTCAAAGGGAAAAAGGCAAGGGTATGGTGGAAGCAGCTCTGGATGGTTCTAAAGAGGTAGGTACAGCTGTTATGGCTTCTGCCCTGGCACAGATATGTGTATTCTTGCCGATTGCGCTCGTTGATGGTATCGCGGCAGAAATTTTTAGACCACTTGCTTTAACTGTTGTGTATTCCCACATCGCAGCTTTGGTCTTCTCGATTATTCTAGTACCGATGTTAAGCTCACGGATTTTGAAAAAAGTACCGGAACATAACAAACGGGACGGATATCGTGGTATGAACCCAGTGATCTGGTTTAACATTGGCTTCCACAAGGTAGAGAATGGCTATAAAAAGCTGTTGGACATTTCTTTACGTCATCGCAAAACGGTAACGATTGTCACTGTTGCCATGCTGGTAGGTTCGGTAGCGCTGACGCCATTGGTTGGTGCAGAATTTATGCCAGGAATGGATCAGGGACAAGTCACTATCGATATTAAGATGCCAAATGGTACAGTTTTGGAAGAAACACAAAAAGTGGCCCTACAAGTGGAAAAGATAGCGGTAAAAGTACCGGAGCTAGATATTCTTAGTACCTCAATTGGTAGTGGTGGTTCGGCAGCAGTAGCAACTTCTACCTCTAACAAGGCAACCGTTGATTTAAAATTGGTCGAAGTAAGTGAGCGCAAACGTTCCACTGAAGAGATTATGGCAGATTTGCGGACACAAGTAGCTTCCATTGCTGGTGCTGAAATTAAGGTGAAAGAACAGTCAGCTGGTATGTCGACAGGTTCTCCACTGCAAATTACTTTACGTGGTGATGATATTGAAGTATTAAAAGATGTGAGCGGGATTATTAAACAAGAAGTGATCAGCGTTCCGGGAACCAGCAATGTCATTACTACATTGGATGACACCCAACAAGAATTTGAAGTAAAGATTGATGCGGAAAAAGCAAGTATGTACGGACTTAGCTCTGGACAGATTCTCACCGCTGTTAACACTGCGTTTAACGGACAAACGGTGACAAGATATCGTACTGGCGATGATGAAATCAATGTGCAATTAAAATGGCCTGAGCAATATCAGGAAGACACGAATTACCTGAATAACTTGCGAATGACTGCACCAGGTGGAGCACAGGTGGCCTTGTCTTCTGTGGCTGTGATTAATAAAGTAGAGGCACCGCTATCTATTAATCGCTCTAATCAGACTCGTGAAGTAAAAATTACAGGTGAGTTAGCGGGTCGTGATTTGAACTCAGTTACTACTGAGGTAAAAACGAAGCTAAACAATCTCTCCCTACCAGATGGCTATAAAATTGACTATGGCGGAGAGAGCAAAGATATGATGGAGTCATTTAGTAGTCTCGGCTTGGCTGTCATCTTGTCAGTGGTTTTACTGTATATGGTAATGGCTGCTCAATTTGAATCTCTATTTACGCCGTTTATTATCATGTTCTCGATCCCGCCTACCTTTGCAGGTGTAATGCTGGGCTTATTGGTCACCAATACCCCGATCAGCGTGTCCGTGTTTATTGGATATATTCTATTAATTGGTTTGGTGGTAAACAACGCCATCGTATTAATCGATTATGCGAACCAATTGCGAGACAAAGGCATGAGTGTGAAGGATGCTATTTTGGAAGCAGGGCCAGTACGTTTGCGTCCGATTCTGATGACGACATTGACGACCATTCTGGCAATTGGGCCGTTAGCTTTTGCCACAGGTTCTGGTAGTGAATCTCAAGCTCCGATGGCCATCACGGTTATTTTCGGTTTAAGCTTTGCTACCCTCATTACCTTGGTGTTGGTTCCAGTCGTTTATACCTGGTTCGATGATTGGTCTTCTAAACGAAAACAAAAGAAAGAACAGAAACGACAAAAGAAACAACAAGCAACGATTCAGATAATGGAATCTTAA
- a CDS encoding MarR family transcriptional regulator: MEELITMAKLLREASALFTCITREELESKDITWQQVLILEQIVHSPKTIGEISKAVSLSYSTVSGLIDRLERDNIVKRLKDKKDKRMVWVAMSQRFDHANDFAVHQTEMETFEQKTTQMISSLHVLQEMYTTKKRVTS, translated from the coding sequence ATGGAAGAGTTGATTACCATGGCGAAACTTCTCAGAGAAGCGAGTGCTCTTTTTACATGTATCACACGTGAAGAACTAGAGAGCAAGGATATTACCTGGCAGCAGGTGCTGATTCTAGAGCAAATTGTACACAGCCCGAAAACCATTGGGGAAATCAGCAAGGCTGTTAGTCTTTCGTACAGTACGGTATCTGGATTAATTGATCGCCTTGAACGAGATAACATCGTCAAAAGGCTCAAGGATAAAAAGGATAAACGAATGGTTTGGGTAGCGATGTCCCAACGATTTGATCATGCGAATGATTTCGCGGTACACCAGACGGAAATGGAGACGTTTGAGCAAAAGACTACACAGATGATTTCATCCCTCCATGTCTTGCAAGAAATGTATACGACCAAAAAAAGAGTAACTAGTTAA
- a CDS encoding sensor histidine kinase: protein MIANIIFALRKRLLLVWFLALSLLTWLPSSYNHESPIQFIFSVILFCWYLILFWTSSIQLPSKKMTLILLLVGGVTLFKGIYLGPEGFGMIILLGIIIGLRIDKKYSLPLAIFFGVVTSVLLIWSTHSYTSHVAPFLLSFIGCYLGARGYRSHHEAYQLNQQHLKELQQAHNELQNAHNELQEMAVNTLQVAVLEERNRIARDIHDSLGHSLTSLIVQLHALTYMLKSGPNDAQMAVNNMLDVAKQSLEDIRGSVHTLAVDKRTFGLTPLQALLSQTEKNTDLSCIFVTNEEEMDLTNEVTIVFYRILQEAITNTLRHSTATAIWVEITKTADSIVLAIHDNGQNPSLEGFIPGFGLSGMKERITKLHGTLRYQIREPFGFEITATVPYHHSS from the coding sequence TTGATTGCTAACATAATTTTCGCCCTCCGCAAACGACTCCTGTTGGTCTGGTTCTTAGCCCTATCTCTTTTGACATGGCTACCTAGCTCCTATAACCATGAATCGCCCATACAATTTATTTTTTCCGTTATATTGTTCTGCTGGTATCTGATTTTGTTTTGGACATCATCTATTCAATTGCCTTCTAAAAAAATGACCTTGATTCTATTGCTGGTTGGGGGCGTCACCCTGTTTAAAGGCATCTATCTAGGACCAGAAGGGTTTGGTATGATCATCCTACTTGGGATCATCATTGGTCTTCGAATTGATAAAAAATATTCGCTACCCTTAGCTATCTTTTTCGGTGTGGTTACCAGTGTTTTACTCATCTGGAGCACCCATAGCTACACCTCACATGTTGCTCCTTTTTTACTTTCCTTTATCGGATGCTATTTGGGAGCGCGAGGATATCGTTCTCATCATGAGGCGTATCAATTAAATCAACAGCATTTAAAAGAATTGCAACAAGCACATAATGAATTGCAGAATGCGCATAATGAATTGCAAGAAATGGCTGTAAACACATTACAAGTAGCTGTGTTGGAGGAACGAAACCGGATTGCACGCGATATTCATGACTCTTTAGGTCATAGTCTGACTTCTCTTATTGTGCAGCTACATGCGCTTACATATATGTTGAAGTCTGGTCCAAACGATGCTCAAATGGCTGTCAATAATATGCTGGATGTAGCAAAACAGAGCTTGGAGGATATTCGTGGTTCCGTTCATACACTCGCAGTCGACAAAAGGACATTTGGCTTAACACCTTTGCAAGCTCTTTTGTCCCAAACAGAGAAAAATACGGATTTGTCCTGTATATTTGTTACAAATGAAGAAGAGATGGATTTAACGAACGAAGTAACAATTGTTTTTTATCGAATCCTACAAGAAGCCATCACTAATACATTGCGTCATTCTACCGCTACAGCTATTTGGGTTGAAATTACAAAGACGGCTGATTCTATCGTTTTAGCGATTCACGATAATGGCCAAAATCCTTCCCTGGAAGGATTTATACCCGGTTTTGGTTTATCTGGTATGAAGGAACGTATTACTAAATTACATGGAACGCTGCGATATCAGATTAGGGAACCCTTTGGTTTTGAAATTACAGCAACGGTTCCTTACCACCATTCATCTTAA
- a CDS encoding DNA-binding response regulator yields the protein MVDHRHQKIRVMLADDQKMIRQGLGYVINVQEDMEVIGEAADGEEITQLACKLCPDVILMDVQMPKCTGIEATREIVKHVPKVKVLILTTFDNHDYVVDGILAGAVGYMLKDADSQEMLDLIRRAHNGEASFHTATAAKALAEVLKSQKSEANAVINPDETETIHANGDNLLLLDELTEREQDVLQQLAFGYRNDQIAQNLFISEGTVKSHVHRILQKLNVDDRTQAVVLALRHKLVK from the coding sequence ATGGTAGATCACAGACACCAAAAGATTCGAGTCATGCTGGCGGACGATCAGAAGATGATCCGACAAGGTCTTGGGTATGTTATTAATGTTCAGGAGGATATGGAGGTTATCGGAGAGGCGGCTGATGGAGAAGAGATTACTCAATTAGCTTGCAAGCTGTGTCCTGATGTCATCCTCATGGACGTACAAATGCCCAAGTGTACGGGCATTGAAGCGACACGTGAGATTGTTAAGCATGTGCCCAAGGTGAAAGTACTGATTTTAACCACATTCGATAATCATGATTACGTCGTTGACGGCATTCTAGCGGGTGCGGTGGGCTACATGCTAAAAGATGCCGATTCTCAAGAGATGCTAGATTTAATCCGACGTGCGCATAATGGAGAAGCCTCTTTTCACACAGCAACAGCAGCAAAAGCGTTGGCTGAGGTATTAAAAAGTCAAAAATCCGAAGCGAACGCCGTAATCAATCCAGATGAAACAGAGACAATTCATGCGAACGGGGATAACTTGCTACTCCTCGATGAACTGACAGAACGGGAGCAGGATGTCTTGCAACAATTAGCATTCGGTTATCGCAATGATCAAATTGCCCAAAATCTCTTTATCTCAGAGGGTACTGTGAAATCACATGTACATCGTATCTTGCAAAAATTAAATGTTGATGATCGTACGCAAGCCGTCGTTCTAGCGCTGCGTCATAAATTGGTAAAATAA
- a CDS encoding MFS transporter — MGYIKQGSRAFRRTNIALFAGGLNTFAILYCMQPLLPEFTKEFQISPTLASLSLSVTTMALAISLLFLGSLSEAWGRKPIMMVSLIAASLLAVCTAFSYQFQMLLGLRVLVGMVLAGLPAIAMAYLGEEIDSSSLGVAMGLYISGNSIGGMSGRIITGTLTDLFNWHVALIGIGVLSLLCTILFWVMLPPSKHFAPRKLEVKTLARSLWSHCTDHRLLYLYGLGFLLMGSFVTLYNYIGYQLMEPPYSLSQTIVGWIFIVYLVGTFSSTWMGRMADRLGRAKMLWMSLFIMLGGIGLTLEPHLFGKIAGIAVFTFGYFGGHSIASSWVGRLATHDKAQASSLYLFFYYAGSSVGGTVGGLFWLLFGWTGVVGMIGGFIVLAFILLMKLSHVEKSPATLRIQ; from the coding sequence ATGGGTTATATCAAGCAAGGCTCGCGCGCATTTCGCCGTACCAATATAGCGTTATTTGCGGGAGGATTAAATACATTTGCTATCCTATACTGCATGCAGCCTTTGTTACCTGAATTTACCAAGGAGTTTCAGATTTCCCCTACTCTTGCCAGTCTTTCGTTATCTGTGACTACGATGGCTTTAGCTATTAGTTTATTATTTCTCGGCTCGTTGTCAGAGGCGTGGGGACGCAAACCGATCATGATGGTTTCCTTGATTGCTGCCTCTCTGCTGGCAGTATGTACGGCGTTTAGCTATCAATTCCAAATGTTACTTGGTCTCCGCGTTTTGGTCGGTATGGTGCTTGCTGGATTGCCTGCCATCGCGATGGCTTATCTGGGCGAAGAAATTGATAGCAGTAGTTTAGGAGTAGCGATGGGGCTATACATCAGCGGGAATTCCATTGGAGGAATGAGTGGACGAATCATCACTGGAACTTTAACCGATTTGTTTAACTGGCATGTAGCTTTGATTGGAATCGGTGTGCTGAGCTTATTGTGTACGATTTTGTTCTGGGTCATGCTGCCACCTTCTAAACATTTTGCACCACGTAAATTAGAGGTGAAGACATTAGCACGATCGCTCTGGAGCCATTGCACGGATCATCGATTGCTTTATTTGTATGGGCTTGGATTTCTGTTAATGGGTAGTTTTGTTACGTTATACAATTACATCGGATACCAGTTAATGGAACCGCCATATTCTCTTTCTCAAACCATCGTTGGCTGGATTTTTATTGTGTACTTGGTCGGAACGTTTAGCTCCACGTGGATGGGGAGGATGGCGGACAGACTTGGGCGTGCTAAAATGCTTTGGATGTCTTTGTTTATCATGCTTGGGGGAATTGGACTTACATTAGAACCCCATTTATTTGGTAAAATTGCTGGAATTGCAGTCTTTACATTTGGGTATTTTGGTGGTCATTCCATCGCCAGTAGTTGGGTAGGAAGATTAGCCACTCATGATAAGGCACAGGCTTCTTCCTTGTACTTATTCTTTTATTATGCCGGTTCCAGTGTAGGTGGAACGGTTGGTGGTTTATTCTGGTTGTTATTTGGATGGACCGGCGTTGTCGGAATGATTGGTGGATTCATCGTGCTTGCTTTCATTTTATTGATGAAGCTGTCTCATGTAGAGAAATCTCCAGCGACATTGCGTATTCAGTAG
- a CDS encoding LysR family transcriptional regulator, translated as MEWQQMLYFRKVAQTQHITQSAEMLNVSQPALSRSIARLEEELNTPLFERKGRNIVLNQYGELFLKRVERAIQEIEEGKQEIQDLIDPDRGKVRIAFLHSLGIEVVPEFIRSFRLQYPQVSFHLHQAATEQIVEQLKTGLIDIALFSMIEPMDEVHWEPLLTEDLYLIVSKTHPLANRTHIDLKEIANEPFISFKQGYGLRTLTDTLCMQAGFTPDVTFEGEEIATVAGLVAAKLGVSLVPDVNVLDKSKISLLRVTNPTCKRIIGIAWKEKRYLSPVSRRFISFVKAHYI; from the coding sequence ATGGAATGGCAACAAATGTTATATTTTCGCAAAGTGGCACAGACGCAGCACATTACACAATCGGCAGAAATGTTAAATGTGTCTCAGCCTGCTTTAAGTAGATCAATTGCACGTTTAGAAGAAGAGTTAAACACGCCTTTGTTTGAACGAAAAGGGCGAAATATCGTGTTAAATCAATACGGTGAGCTGTTTTTAAAGCGAGTGGAGCGAGCTATTCAGGAGATCGAGGAGGGCAAACAAGAAATTCAGGACTTGATTGACCCAGATCGCGGTAAGGTACGTATTGCCTTTTTACATTCACTAGGAATTGAAGTAGTACCTGAATTCATTCGTTCGTTTCGTTTGCAATATCCACAGGTTAGTTTTCATTTACATCAAGCAGCTACTGAGCAGATTGTGGAGCAATTAAAAACGGGTTTAATTGATATTGCCCTTTTTTCCATGATAGAACCGATGGACGAAGTACATTGGGAGCCTCTACTTACGGAGGATTTGTATCTCATTGTTTCCAAGACCCATCCGCTAGCAAATCGCACACATATTGATTTAAAAGAGATTGCGAATGAACCCTTTATTTCCTTTAAGCAGGGCTATGGACTTCGGACGTTGACAGATACACTTTGTATGCAAGCAGGCTTTACTCCTGATGTAACCTTTGAAGGAGAGGAGATTGCTACTGTTGCTGGTCTCGTGGCTGCTAAATTGGGAGTAAGCCTTGTTCCAGATGTAAACGTGCTAGATAAATCAAAGATTTCGCTCCTTCGTGTGACAAATCCAACCTGCAAACGGATCATTGGGATAGCTTGGAAAGAAAAGCGTTATTTATCGCCTGTGTCTAGAAGGTTCATTTCTTTTGTAAAAGCGCACTATATCTAA
- a CDS encoding copper amine oxidase N-terminal domain-containing protein yields MSASTLPTFIPINQSKDIVIFIDGELQIFKKAPVEINGRTLVPLRAIFEALGARVDWDEATQTVTAMKDGTTIKLTIGSKVAYKNGKKLNLDVPAQLFNGDTTMVPIRFVSEALGAKVAWDGYSNAVIISND; encoded by the coding sequence ATGTCTGCAAGCACACTGCCTACTTTTATTCCGATTAATCAAAGCAAAGATATTGTCATTTTTATTGATGGAGAGTTACAGATTTTTAAAAAGGCACCAGTAGAAATCAATGGAAGAACCTTGGTTCCATTACGAGCCATTTTTGAGGCCCTAGGAGCTAGAGTAGACTGGGATGAAGCGACCCAGACGGTGACTGCAATGAAGGATGGCACGACCATTAAGCTTACCATTGGTTCCAAAGTCGCTTATAAAAATGGTAAGAAGCTAAATCTGGACGTCCCTGCGCAGTTGTTTAACGGAGATACGACCATGGTTCCAATTCGATTTGTCAGTGAAGCATTGGGTGCCAAAGTTGCTTGGGATGGATACTCGAATGCCGTCATTATTAGTAATGATTAG
- a CDS encoding SDR family oxidoreductase, which yields MDKQVVVITGAGSGLGASLAKRYSEQGYHVCLLGRTKAKLERTAEQLAGSNSIHVGDVASRQAIMEMMTAIIKKHGSIDVLINNAGTGSFDLAENLTEEAVHQMIDINLKGTIFSTQEVLKQMKEQNRGTIINIVSTAGKVGKANESVYCASKFGVRGFTESLYIELKETPIQVIGIYMGGMKTEFWNGIFTEERMKHLMEPDDVADVIMANVKPRQRLIVSEVVIQNQK from the coding sequence ATGGATAAACAAGTAGTTGTTATTACAGGAGCAGGGAGCGGTTTGGGCGCTTCTTTGGCGAAACGATATTCTGAGCAAGGCTATCATGTCTGTTTGCTTGGTCGAACGAAGGCAAAGCTAGAGCGTACGGCTGAGCAGTTGGCTGGTAGCAATTCCATTCACGTTGGAGACGTAGCTAGTAGACAAGCAATCATGGAGATGATGACGGCCATTATAAAGAAGCACGGTAGTATTGATGTTTTGATCAACAATGCAGGAACAGGAAGCTTTGACTTGGCTGAAAATCTAACCGAGGAAGCTGTTCATCAGATGATTGATATCAATTTGAAAGGAACCATTTTTAGTACACAGGAAGTATTAAAACAAATGAAAGAACAAAATAGAGGAACGATCATCAATATCGTGTCTACAGCCGGTAAAGTAGGGAAAGCAAATGAGTCTGTTTACTGTGCCAGCAAATTCGGTGTGAGAGGTTTTACTGAGAGTCTATATATAGAGTTAAAAGAGACGCCGATTCAGGTAATTGGTATTTACATGGGCGGAATGAAAACGGAATTCTGGAACGGTATTTTCACAGAAGAACGCATGAAGCATCTGATGGAACCAGATGATGTTGCCGATGTTATTATGGCAAATGTAAAGCCAAGACAACGCTTGATTGTATCTGAAGTGGTCATTCAAAACCAAAAATAG
- a CDS encoding 3-ketoacyl-ACP reductase, translating into MDFQGKKALITGAGKGIGRAIAIALAKEGAHLGLVARTESDLQDLATELQKTYGITVRIATADISNRSDVEAAYAKVKAELGSIDILINNAGTASFGTVTDMAPEEWERIISVNLFGTYYMTYAVLPDMIAQNSGNIINVASTAGERGFATGSAYCASKFAVMGFTESVLQEVRKHNIRVTALTPSTVNTELAVNAGLKIGGEDHMMQPEDVAELALATLRLPERVFVKAAGIWTTNPQ; encoded by the coding sequence ATGGACTTTCAAGGAAAAAAAGCGTTAATTACGGGAGCAGGAAAGGGAATTGGTCGTGCTATTGCGATTGCTTTGGCGAAAGAAGGAGCACATCTAGGTTTGGTTGCTCGTACAGAATCTGATCTGCAAGATTTGGCTACTGAACTACAGAAAACATATGGTATCACAGTCAGGATCGCAACTGCTGATATCTCCAATCGTAGTGACGTAGAAGCTGCATATGCTAAAGTAAAAGCTGAGCTTGGCTCTATCGATATTCTCATCAACAACGCTGGTACCGCTTCTTTTGGGACAGTCACTGACATGGCACCAGAAGAGTGGGAACGTATCATTTCCGTCAATTTGTTTGGTACCTACTACATGACATACGCTGTATTGCCTGATATGATCGCCCAAAATAGTGGAAATATCATTAATGTCGCTTCCACTGCTGGAGAACGTGGTTTTGCAACAGGCTCCGCATATTGCGCCTCCAAATTTGCCGTGATGGGCTTTACAGAATCCGTACTGCAAGAAGTACGCAAACATAACATTCGTGTCACAGCCCTTACTCCAAGCACTGTAAACACCGAATTAGCTGTCAATGCTGGGCTAAAAATTGGTGGAGAAGACCACATGATGCAACCAGAGGATGTAGCGGAACTAGCATTAGCAACTCTGCGTTTGCCTGAACGCGTATTTGTAAAAGCTGCTGGAATTTGGACAACCAATCCACAATAG
- a CDS encoding TrkH family potassium uptake protein — translation MLLSYKKRRLSSVQIIVMFYLSSVILAALLLWLPIFHQPGKTISFVDSLFTAASAISVTGLTVIQISEVFNQSGIILLTLFFQIGGIGIMTLGTFLWMMLGQRIGLEQRKWIATDHNRPTLSGLVKLTRSILLLTILIELIGTLLLGSYFLWTGYQSDWYTAYYYGYFVSISAFTNAGFDIFGNSLLGFSGDYFVQSINMILIICGAIGFPVLIELVSYATHRSGQYRFTFSLFTKVTTLTFFTLIVVGTLLFFFFEKDAFLQNKSWHEALFYSLFQSVSTRSGGLTTMDIGLLSSPTLIMLSGMMFIGASPSSVGGGIRTTTFFVLIATVYTYMRGQKDVKVFGRELVQEDVIKSFMVFFVAITLVFTAVIFMVWFEDLSVQAILFEVCSAFGTTGLSMGITSELSTPGKFILIVMMVIGRIGIINLLLFLKKDAPSVRYHYPKERIIIGQ, via the coding sequence TTGCTGCTCTCTTATAAAAAACGGCGCTTAAGCTCCGTACAAATTATCGTAATGTTTTATCTTAGCAGTGTTATTCTCGCTGCGTTACTCCTCTGGTTACCCATCTTTCACCAACCTGGCAAAACTATATCGTTTGTAGATTCTTTATTTACTGCTGCCAGTGCGATTAGCGTAACGGGTCTAACCGTCATTCAAATTAGTGAAGTGTTTAATCAGAGTGGAATTATCTTACTCACCTTGTTCTTTCAAATAGGTGGGATCGGCATTATGACCTTAGGTACCTTTTTGTGGATGATGCTCGGACAACGAATCGGTTTAGAACAAAGAAAATGGATTGCCACTGACCACAATCGTCCCACACTATCGGGATTGGTCAAATTGACACGGAGTATTTTATTACTGACCATTTTAATCGAACTAATCGGTACCTTATTACTAGGCAGTTATTTCTTATGGACTGGTTATCAGAGTGATTGGTATACCGCTTACTATTACGGTTACTTTGTTTCTATTAGTGCATTTACCAATGCTGGATTCGATATATTCGGCAACTCTCTATTAGGTTTTTCGGGGGATTATTTTGTTCAGAGCATAAATATGATCCTCATTATCTGTGGAGCGATCGGTTTTCCCGTACTGATAGAGCTTGTCAGCTACGCGACTCATCGAAGTGGTCAATATCGATTTACGTTTTCCCTATTTACTAAAGTGACAACGTTGACTTTCTTCACACTGATTGTAGTTGGAACACTACTCTTTTTCTTTTTTGAAAAAGATGCCTTTCTACAGAATAAAAGCTGGCATGAAGCGCTGTTTTACTCGCTGTTCCAATCTGTTTCTACACGGAGCGGCGGCTTGACTACCATGGATATCGGCTTACTGTCTTCTCCTACCCTAATCATGCTTTCAGGCATGATGTTTATTGGGGCCTCTCCTAGCAGTGTGGGTGGCGGGATTCGTACAACAACTTTTTTCGTCTTAATTGCGACCGTGTATACCTACATGCGTGGACAAAAGGATGTAAAAGTTTTTGGGCGTGAGTTAGTACAAGAGGATGTAATCAAATCATTTATGGTGTTCTTTGTCGCAATCACTCTCGTGTTTACAGCGGTTATTTTCATGGTGTGGTTTGAGGATCTATCTGTCCAGGCCATTCTGTTTGAAGTATGTTCGGCCTTTGGTACAACTGGATTGTCAATGGGAATTACATCGGAGTTAAGCACACCTGGTAAATTTATTTTAATCGTCATGATGGTGATTGGACGTATTGGGATTATCAACTTGTTGCTATTCTTGAAAAAGGATGCCCCATCAGTTCGTTATCACTATCCGAAAGAACGGATCATTATTGGTCAATAG